From the genome of Syngnathus acus chromosome 24, fSynAcu1.2, whole genome shotgun sequence, one region includes:
- the LOC119117982 gene encoding protein ripply2-like, with translation MNARGGFNLLVPHDNDANQASNMWRPWIRTETTTSILMVNLTSLHIREYILHGWKSLMKTFNFQAPFNPAEAQPKPALFVHPVKLYWPKTKCFDYLYREAEILLRNYPVQATICPCEDSSSSEEDTEENEDDEDEEEEEEVLIEMPKELN, from the exons ATGAACGCTCGCGGTGGATTTAATCTTTTGGTGCCTCACGACAACGACGCGAACCAAGCGTCCAACATGTGGAGACCTTGGATTAGAACCGAGACGACAACTTCCATACTTATGGTAAATTTGACTTCATTGCACATTCGTGAATATATTTTGCACGGATGGAAAAGTCTAATGAAGACCTTCAACTTTCAGGCTCCTTTCAATCCTGCTGAAGCGCAACCCAAACCAGCCCTTTTCGTTCATCCAGTCaa GTTGTACTGGCCCAAAACCAAATGCTTTGATTATCTGTACCGGGAAGCCGAGATACTCCTTCGGAACTACCCGGTCCAAGCCACCATCTGCCCCTGTGAAGACTCTTCCTCCAGTGAAGAAGATACAGAGGAAAAcgaggatgatgaagatgaggaagaggaggaagaagtgcTGATAGAGATGCCAAAGGAGCTCAACTAA